The window GACGGATTGGCTTGCTTAATTTTTGGATAAACCCTCAGAAGCATCTCGCCAAAATACTCACCCCCAAAATAGGGATCTCCTGGGTAGCTTTGCTCGCCCCAACATCCGATACCCAAACTATCCGGTACTCCAGTTGGAGCATCCTGTTCGTTCCAGACTTGAAAATAGCGCACGTTATAGGGTGGAACGCTGTAGCGTTTGACCACTTCAACCATGAAATTTGCAAAGGAATCTAATTCACTGCTTTTAATTGGACCACAGGCTTTATCGTATTTTCTGGCCCAGGTCGGAGCGCGTTGCACAATCAAAATGACCTGAATGTTACGTTGGGATGCATTAGCAAGGAAATTCTTCAATCCGTCATCGTTCCAATTATAGACGCCTCTGGTTGCTTCAACCTGATCCCAGAGTACAGAAACACCGCGCGCCCAACTCAAACCAGCTTCACTGACTTTATCCAGATTACTTCTTGCATCAACCCCGAAAACCGTCACCAGCGGGTAATTACGAAACACCAACGGCAAATATAGATTTTGGGTTTGCGATTCCTCCAACTCTCCGCTTGCCTCCGAGTTTGCAAAAGCCTGGGGGATAAAATTTTGAGCGCGAATCCTTAAAAACAACAGTGAAACCAATAAAAAACTCCCCAACAAAATTGAAAGTGTCTTTTTCATCAGCTAACTCCTTATTGACTGATAATAGCTCCAGATCGACCACAATGCCCACAGATTATAACCGATTAAGAGCAAAAACCAGAGAACATTCATCAAAATTGGCTTGTCTTTGAAGGGACGTGTAGAGCCAAGCAGCGTCGCCCATCCATTAACGATGAACATCGCCAGAGGCAAAATCGCTGGCATGAGATAGCGGGCATTGGGCATGGCTTCGTACCAGATCCAATTGCCTCCATGGCGAAACAGAGTCATTACCAGAATCAGGAAAAATGACAAAAATAAGAAGGCAATTAACTGCCAGGCGATTTCGTTTCGGCGCTGATATACTGACAACACATTTCCCAGGAGAATAAACAACGTCAACCACCCAAAGAATGAGTAAGGATTAGCGCCAACCAATGGAACGCTCCCCCACCCAAAGCGCCCCCAGAAGGTCTGGAAGACATGCCCGGCTGCCCCCTGCAGATAGGGATATCCAACCGGAGGGTCGAAAATCGCCCACAGGTGGGTGATAGAGAAAGCAAATTTTTGATCCACCCATTGCTCCAGCCAGGGTTGCAATCTCCACCATGTACGCTCGAACGAAGCATTGCGCACATAGTTTTCCACCCGTTGCGTGCCCAGCTGAAAATGCTTACAGGAATCATCCAGAGGGGACGGGATGTCTTTAGAAGTGCCCGAATCGGGAATCAAAAAAAGACAATCCAAGGTTATTTCACCTTCTTCGGGGGTTACAACGCCAATTTCCATGGCGATCTTTTTCATTTCCTGGGGAAGAGTGATCGTTTGCTGGATTAAGGTCGGCTGTTCCGGAAGTTGGTTCACCCGTTCCACAGGCTGCTTCTCCTGATTGATCCAGACCACGAGAGGCACAGCATTGATTTCGCCTTTACCCCACATCCATACACCGACCCGCACGTTTTTCCCAGCTAGACCTTCTCTTGCTTCCTTCGAGAGCGGCTGATACATCAGATGATAACCAGCAGGTAAATGAGCCACGCGTTCCCCAGCCATTGCTGTGTCAGAAGCCATTGCCGCAGCAAGTTGATGATTGGCAAAGGCGTAAAAATACGCTGGCGCTTGAGTATCCAGCGAGAACAGAACAAAAGGAAACGCCACGAAAAAGCCACCTACCGCAACCAATTCCCCCTTTGGAAATCGCCGTAAGAGGAATAGCAAAAGCCAGAGAACCCCCAGCGGAACGCTCACCCAGACATTGCGTTTGGTCACCACACAAAGTAAAGCACTGCTCAGTAGAGCAATCAGATTCACCAGATTCAGGCCTCTCTTCCAAATGCGCAGACATATGTAAAGAAAAAGTGTGAAAAATGTTACCGCTGCTACGTCGTCATTGATCGCCGTCATCTTATCCACAAACGAAGGAAAAAACACGAAAACTAGCGGCATAAGACTGCCCAATTTCTGCTCCCACCCCGACTCCCGATTTGCCAGAATTGCCAGATACACGGTAAACAGAAAGAGCAGCCAGGAAACCAGTCGGGCCACATAGAGTTGCAGAACCACATCTGCATGGCGTATTAATCGCAACGGCAGGGAGTAGAGCCAGAAGGCAAAATCGGGAAAAGCAATCTGTCTGAGACCGATCCAGATTTCATCTTCGAGAAGAATTAAATTAGGTCGGTATCCAAGCGGCTCGAAAAATCCCGCTTCAACCATCGAAGCAGCCACTTCACGGCGGAAAGCCTGAATCGAAAGAGCACGCCACTCCTCTCGTTTCCCCTCCATACTGGCATACATCCAGGCAAACTCAAAATTGCCCGGCTCGTCATTGTGCTGCCAGGGGGGTACAAGAAATATATAGATTAAACCATTGAGCGCAGCCAAACATAGAAGCAACCAAGTCGGCAAACGCATGAAGTTTAATGATGAAATCCGCATAGTGGTATTGTCAGATAAAGCACAATCATGATAAGTAGCAATTTCGATGAATTAATAACCTTTATCTAAGAGCAAACTCAAGAATGTTTAGAAGCACAGCAGGGCTGAAAGACGCTGCAATACCAGGAAATTTTCAATAAGCCCCTTTGCCGGTCAGGACAACCCAGACCGTTTTCGCCAGAATAACAAGGTCTAGCCAGGGAGACCAGTTGCGCACGTAATAGGAAACCATCGCTTTTCGTTCTTCGTATGGCACATCGTTTCTCCCCATTACCTGCCAATACCCCGTAATCCCGGGCTTAACTTGAGTATAAATCTCAAAAGTTTCTTCATACCTGTTTACTTCCTCTTCCAAAATAGGTCGAGGACCAACTAAACTCATTTCACCCTTGAGAACATTCCATACCTGAGGTAATTCATCTAAACTTGTTTTCCTGAGGAATTGACCAATACGAGTGACTCTTGGATCATCCTTCAATTTGATAGAAGTTTGCCATTCACTTTGTAAATGCGGATTCTTGCGTAAATAATCTTTCAAGATTTCGTCAGCATCCTTAACCATCGAGCGGAATTTTAGAATATTAATCAACTTCCCATCTTGTCCAATACGACGTGATTTATAAAATGCAGACCCTGGAGAGTCCAATTTTATTAATAGTGCAAATACTGAAACAATCAGCAAAATGATCGGTGAAAAAAAGATAATCAAGCTCAAATCTATAGCACGTTTAATCAATCTAGCCTCTGTACTCAATAAATTTTGTTGGATTTCCAATCCTAATATTCCCCCCAGGTCTTGCGTTTGCACCCATAAGCTCGATAAGCCAAACAGATCTGGGATCAATATCAAGTGTTGGAAAAGATTCGCATAATTTTGAATAATCTGCAGAGTTGAAAATCGATCCACTCCTGGTATGGCTAATACAGCAACCCGAATACCACCCTCTGCAAACTGTGTCGCAAGAGAAAGAGGTCCTACTATAGGAATACCATAAAGGAGTTGACCATGCATTTCCACTTTATCATCTAACAAAGCCACCGGTTTAAGCCCCAATTCTGGTTGGCTTAGCAATTTTTTTACTACCAACGAGCCTGTCTTTCCCGCGCCCAGGACAACTACTGCTCTTCCCCACCATGACATACGCGCAAAGACGCCTCGTAATAAAATCCTGGACAATGGAACAGTTACGAGTGTTAAACCGAAGGCTATCACAAATACTCCTCTAGAATATAGCACACCCACCTTATAAAGAAAAGTCACTGCCCCTAAGACGCAAAAATTGATGACGGTGGCATAGGTTAAGCGCCGTAATTCTTCGGGAAGAGCCACGCCAAACTGGTATAAACCACTCAAATAATAGCTCAGAGGAAAAAGCAGCAACAGCGGCCATAAAGAAAGATACAACTGGCGCGAGAGTTCCCCCTGGAACAAGTCGCGGATCGCAACCGCAGCAGCATATGCCCCATAGACGGCAAAATAATCTCCCAAAGCCAGGATGAGCGCCGTAATAAGCGGCGATGGCTTCTCATCCACGCGCACCCGGGCATGAGCGACCGGGATTGCATCAATTTTCTCAGCTTCAAACATAAAAAACCTCCCATTAGAGAAAGGGTTTACAAGGTTTTCTCACGCTTAAACTTCTGCCATTGCTGGTTGATAAAATTCTCTATCTCGGTTTTGAAACGCTCTTTTGCAAACCGTTTTGCGTTTGCAACCAACTCGTCCATTGAAAAATCGGTTGGTGAATTCTCAAATTGTTCGATCGCTTCAATTATAGATTCTACCGTTTGTTCCTTAAAAAACAACCCCGTTTTGCCTTCAATGACAGTTTCCAACGCCCCGCCTTTGCCATAAGCAATTACCGGCGTACCGCATGCCTGAGCTTCAACCGGCAGAATGCCAAAATCTTCCTCCGCAGCGAAGATAAAAGCTTTGGCCTGGCGCATTTTCTCATGGAGCACCTCCCACGGTTGATAGCCCAATAAGGTGACATTGGGCGGAACATCAGCCTGGATTTTTGCGTATTCAGGTCCATCCCCAATTACCACCAGTTTTCGATGAGGCATGTGGGCAAAGGCTTTCACGATTAAGTCAACGCGCTTATACGGCACCATACGGCCAGCCGTGAAATAATACTCCTGCTTTTCCGCACAGGGGGCGAATCGCTCTACGTCGACTGGAGGATAAATCACCTTAGCCTCACGGCGATAAATCTTTCGAATGCGCTGCGCAATAAACCTAGAGATGGCAATAAATGCGTCAACTCCATTGGATGTACGGGTATCCCAGAGACGGATATAATGCAAGATCCCCTTAGCCAGCCATCCTTTCGCCCCATGTTCCAACCCACTTTGACGTAAGTACTGATGTTGCAAATCCCACGCATAACGGATTGGAGTATAACAATAACAAACATGCAGTTGATCAGGATGGGTAAGAATACCTTTTGCGACAGCATGCGAACTGGAAATCACGATCTCGTAGGGGCTTAAGTCAAATTGTTCAATAGCCAGAGGCATAAGAGGTAAAAAAGAACGATAACGAAGGGTGCTCTGAGGAAATCGCTGCAAAAAAGAAGTAACTACCTGTCGATCTGCCAAAAACTCGCCACAGGGTCCGCGAGCGTCATAGACTAATGTATAAACCGGGGCATTGGGATAAATTTCAGTCAATGCCTGCAGGACATTTTCTGCCCCCCCTTTGGCAATCAGCCAATCATGAACAACTGCAATGTGCAACTCAATACCCTAACGAATGGTTTGATTCTAGATTTTGAAAGCAGAAAAT is drawn from Anaerolineae bacterium and contains these coding sequences:
- a CDS encoding Undecaprenyl-phosphate galactosephosphotransferase — its product is MFEAEKIDAIPVAHARVRVDEKPSPLITALILALGDYFAVYGAYAAAVAIRDLFQGELSRQLYLSLWPLLLLFPLSYYLSGLYQFGVALPEELRRLTYATVINFCVLGAVTFLYKVGVLYSRGVFVIAFGLTLVTVPLSRILLRGVFARMSWWGRAVVVLGAGKTGSLVVKKLLSQPELGLKPVALLDDKVEMHGQLLYGIPIVGPLSLATQFAEGGIRVAVLAIPGVDRFSTLQIIQNYANLFQHLILIPDLFGLSSLWVQTQDLGGILGLEIQQNLLSTEARLIKRAIDLSLIIFFSPIILLIVSVFALLIKLDSPGSAFYKSRRIGQDGKLINILKFRSMVKDADEILKDYLRKNPHLQSEWQTSIKLKDDPRVTRIGQFLRKTSLDELPQVWNVLKGEMSLVGPRPILEEEVNRYEETFEIYTQVKPGITGYWQVMGRNDVPYEERKAMVSYYVRNWSPWLDLVILAKTVWVVLTGKGAY
- a CDS encoding Glycosyltransferase gives rise to the protein MHIAVVHDWLIAKGGAENVLQALTEIYPNAPVYTLVYDARGPCGEFLADRQVVTSFLQRFPQSTLRYRSFLPLMPLAIEQFDLSPYEIVISSSHAVAKGILTHPDQLHVCYCYTPIRYAWDLQHQYLRQSGLEHGAKGWLAKGILHYIRLWDTRTSNGVDAFIAISRFIAQRIRKIYRREAKVIYPPVDVERFAPCAEKQEYYFTAGRMVPYKRVDLIVKAFAHMPHRKLVVIGDGPEYAKIQADVPPNVTLLGYQPWEVLHEKMRQAKAFIFAAEEDFGILPVEAQACGTPVIAYGKGGALETVIEGKTGLFFKEQTVESIIEAIEQFENSPTDFSMDELVANAKRFAKERFKTEIENFINQQWQKFKREKTL